In Salmo salar chromosome ssa14, Ssal_v3.1, whole genome shotgun sequence, the sequence CACTCTGAGTAGTTCTGAGCAGTTCTTTGGCTACAAATCTGAAACTAATGTGTATACTCTGTGATTAATTAACAAGCTCACTGGACAACCAAAAAACTCTGATACTTTTCTAATTTGGTcattttataagatacgttttaTCATATAGGGGCAGTTTCCTTGACACAGATGAAGCCTAGTCCAGGAATAAAAAGCATGGTCAATAAAGAATCTCCATTAAATTAGCTTTTTAGTGTAGGACTAGGTTGAATCTCTCTCAGGGAAACCGGCACCTTTTGTTTATTTACATTGTATTAAAGTCCCTTACCTCCTCAGTCTGTGAGGGACTTGCCCTGGGCATGGGGGAGATCTGTGGGGTCCTGAGCTGCCCGCTGTTGCTGTCCCCTCCCTGCTCCCTGTGCACCGTCTGGGCGTGGTTCTGCAGCTCCGCCTCTGACTCAAACTTCACATTGCAGCTGGTACATCGAGTCTTGGCGGCACttgagatagaggaggaggacgaTGACGATGAATGGGCCAGCTTGCCTTTCCCCTCCCCGGGGCTGAGACTCTCCATATGAGCGGTCCATGCTGCTGCAGGCATGGCTGGGGTCGTGgctcctccccctccctgctGCTGCCTGCCTCCGTTCATTACCTTGGGGCTGGAGCTCTTTGAGCCAGCGGCGCTGACACACGCGGCACACAGCCCGTACGGCAGCCCGTTGATGTCTAGCTTCACCAGGTCAGATTTGGACCGGAACTCCTTCAGGCACGAGGCACACTTGAAGAGCTTCTGGTTgacctggtggtgttgttggtgatgatggtggttgtgGGAAGCCAGATTGGTGGTGCGGCCGATGGGGTGGTTGGTGGACATTGTGCCAGTCTTCTGCATATGGAAGGTACCGTGAATCTTGAGCTCCAGGGTGGAGGTGACGGTCTGCATGCACACCACACAGCGGAAGCCCGTCAGGGAGTTCCTCAGGTCTGGGTGCATCTGGCAGTGCTCCATGAAGTCCTCTTCACTCTGCAGGGGCATCTTGCAGATTCGGCAGCTGCCTGTGTCTAGGCTCTTGCTGTGGGTGACCTTGTGCTCGGTCAGTGTGAGCAGCGAGGGGAAACGCTCTCCGCAGATGGGACACATGTAGTGCTTGACGGGGCCCAGGTGGGTTTGCATGTGTTCCCTCAGACCTGCCTCTGAGAAGAAGGTGCGTTGGCAAACGTTACACTTGTGGGTGCCCTTGATCATGTCTGACTTCCTCTTCGCCATGGCGCTCTCGCCCGGGCGGATGTTGTGGTCTCGGAGTTGGTGGTTGGTGAGGAGGGAGTCCATTGTGTACGATGCCCCGCAGATGTCGCACCCAAACAAGGGGTCAGCGGTGTCCACTTCCTCCTCACTCCCATCATGGTTGTTTGGGGACTCCAACACGCCCCCTGATCCTGCCACCCCTACACCATGGCTGTTGGTCAACAGACCCTGTAGCTCTGCGTCGTCCTTGGCCGCCGGGTGGTGGTCCACACCTCCGGTGGTGGATCCATTGGCGCCACAGTTCTGGGCCTTTCCCTCGAACACACAGTGCTTCTCCCTCAGGTGCTTCTCCAGAAGTACGATGGCTTGGAAGGCTTTGCTGCAGAAGCGGCAGTTATACTTCTTGCTATGGGTGGTGATGTGGCACTGCAGCTCCACCTCCGTGCCGAAGGACTCCCCGCAGAAGATGCAGCGGTGGGCCCGCCCCTGGTTCTCCAGGTGGCTGTGCTTGACATGCAGCTGCAGGTCAGCCTCGTGCCTGAAGTCCCAGTTACATGAGGTACAGCGGTACACCTTTTTCTCGTTGCTGTGCTTGACGGCCAGGTGGAGCTGAGTGGACACCTTGGAGTCAAACACTTCCTGGCAGAGGGTGCAGCGGAAGAACACGAACGTGTGCATTTCCAGCAGGTGTTTCTGCAGGTCGTCCACTGAGGTGAACTGCTTGTCGCAGCTCTCGCAGATGTAGTAGGTAGAGGTGATGGTGAAGTGGACCGTCACATGCTTCAGCAGGGACTCCTGGTTGGGGAAGTCCTTGCTGCACTGGGGGCAGGTGAGCTGGGGCTGTATCCCGTCCAGGTGAGTTTTCAGGTGGGTTTGGAACAGGTCCAGGCTGGTGTACTTGGCCCCACACTGGTTGCAGATGAACTCGCTAATGCCACGATTGCCACGAGAGGAGGAACCATGAAGGAAAGATTGATCAATCGATATGGGTGAGGAAGGGCTGAGGGTCCGCAGAGACTTCTTCCCATTGTTGATGTAGTTCAGTGCCAGCGGAATGTTCTTGTGGTTTTCTTTGATGTGCTTGTTCAGCTTCAGAACGCTGTTGAAGATTGGCGAGTTGGTGCAGTAGGAGCAGGAGTACACCTCCACGACGGGCTCCTTGGGGGTCACTACCAGGGGGGAGTCGAAACGCAGGCTGCCCGCCTCGCAGTGGGTCTGACGGACGTGCTCCTCCAGCGTGGCTTCGGTCAAGAACCCCATAAAGCACTGGGGACAGAAGAAGGCATTGCTCTCCTTGGCCACGGGGCTGGGGAAGCTGTGGGAGCAGCGGATGTGTTCTTGAAGAGCGTTGAGGTTGCTCAGCACCTCAGTGCAGAAGTTACACTGGAGCAAGGCATCGGGCAGGTTGACCACCAGGCCGGCATGGTCCTCGGCGTTGTGCACCTGCTTTAGGTGCTCACTCAGGTTGAACAGGGAGGGCAGCAACTCCAGGCAGaactgacaggtgtgtgcctgctCAGGTTTGTCAAGGTGCATGGTCCGCAGGTGTATCTGAAGTACGGCCAGGCTATTGAACACCTGCTTGTTGCAGTAGATGCAGCTGTAGGAGATCTTGGGCTGCTTGGAGGAGCGCCCCCCGACGTCATGTGAGGTGTGCTGGGCAGCCCTCTTCCTCCTACCCCGGGTCTTGGGCACAGGCGGGGCGGCCTCCACCATGGTGGAGCTGTCGACGGAGAGGTTGGAGTCCGGGGTGGTGCTGGAGACAGAGGTGTAGCCCACAGTGAGCAGGGAAGGGCTGTTGCTGTGGTTACTGGACTCAGGGAGTTGGTGGATGTCCATGTGGGCATAGAGGTCCTCCACGGAGAGGAAGTGCTCGGAGCAGACGGCGCAGCAGTGACCTTTGCGGTCATGGCTGTGGGCCTGGTCAATGTGGGTCAGCAGGACGCCCTCATCGCTGAAGGGCTCGTGGCAGTAGATGCACTGCAGGGCACCACCCAGGCCCCCATCCTCTGACGGAGAGCACTCAGGGTGGCACTCAGCGATGTGCCTCTGCAACTCCTCAGGGACGTCAAAGCCCTCCTCACAGCGGCTGCACTTCCTTGTCTCCTTCAGCTTCCATTCCTCCTTGGAGAATCCACTGCCTGAccccctgctgctgctgtcttTGCCACGCTCGTGGACCTGCATGTGTCCGTggagggagctggaggagaggaagCCCCGGCGGCACACAGGGCACTTGTGGGGCTTGTTGGCGGCATGGGTCTTCATATGGATCTTGAGGTGGTCGCTGCGTGAGAAGGCCGAGTCGCATTCGCCACAATGATATTTCTTGTCGCCGGTGTGCAGCTTGACATGCCGGTCGCGGCTGCGCTTGTGCTTGAACAGGCGGCTGCAGAAGGTGCAACTGAAGGGGAGCTTGTCACCGTGGCTCTGCTCGTGGCGCTTGAGGAAGCTCAGACGGCTGAAGGACTTGTCGCAGAACTGGCACGGGTACGGTAGGCCGGGCCCCCCTTCATCCTCACCAAAATCATAGTCTTCGCAGTGGCCGGGGGAAGTCTGGTCTTTACTGGATGGAGATGATGCAGGCCAAGAACAGGATGGGTCATCATCGAGATCAACACCGTCTGTACATAGATACagagagtggaggggggagagagggagagagaggtaagagaaagtggggaacaagagggagagggagagagaggtgttttGTCAGATTGCATTAGGAACTCATTTGTCTCAGCTCTGTTAAATAGTAAAGGTTGGCTGCTGTGGCATTAGTCATTATGGTAATTGCAAGGTAGCTAAGTATGAGTTTACATTCCTTTGTTACTTTGACATTTTTTCTGTTGTTACTGCATTATGCTTGCCTCTCACAGGAAACAATGCCTCATCTTAGGAGTTATCTAAAATTGTACATTTCAACCTGCTATTTAAAGTATAATCTCAGGTAAGGAAAGAAAAATTCAAACGCTTTTACCACAATTAACCTTGTATGTGGCCATGTAATGGCTTAGCCCACTGTGACTCACAATGCAAAATCTCTGACATTTAAACCCCAACACAATTCAATGGGGAGCTTCAAGATGTAAGCCCCACATGAGGTAAATTAGGACATGTTTATTATTCTTTAGCAATTACCTGAATAGCTTCTATGAAATAATAGGCT encodes:
- the LOC106569178 gene encoding zinc finger protein 521 isoform X8, producing the protein MKTHAANKPHKCPVCRRGFLSSSSLHGHMQVHERGKDSSSRGSGSGFSKEEWKLKETRKCSRCEEGFDVPEELQRHIAECHPECSPSEDGGLGGALQCIYCHEPFSDEGVLLTHIDQAHSHDRKGHCCAVCSEHFLSVEDLYAHMDIHQLPESSNHSNSPSLLTVGYTSVSSTTPDSNLSVDSSTMVEAAPPVPKTRGRRKRAAQHTSHDVGGRSSKQPKISYSCIYCNKQVFNSLAVLQIHLRTMHLDKPEQAHTCQFCLELLPSLFNLSEHLKQVHNAEDHAGLVVNLPDALLQCNFCTEVLSNLNALQEHIRCSHSFPSPVAKESNAFFCPQCFMGFLTEATLEEHVRQTHCEAGSLRFDSPLVVTPKEPVVEVYSCSYCTNSPIFNSVLKLNKHIKENHKNIPLALNYINNGKKSLRTLSPSSPISIDQSFLHGSSSRGNRGISEFICNQCGAKYTSLDLFQTHLKTHLDGIQPQLTCPQCSKDFPNQESLLKHVTVHFTITSTYYICESCDKQFTSVDDLQKHLLEMHTFVFFRCTLCQEVFDSKVSTQLHLAVKHSNEKKVYRCTSCNWDFRHEADLQLHVKHSHLENQGRAHRCIFCGESFGTEVELQCHITTHSKKYNCRFCSKAFQAIVLLEKHLREKHCVFEGKAQNCGANGSTTGGVDHHPAAKDDAELQGLLTNSHGVGVAGSGGVLESPNNHDGSEEEVDTADPLFGCDICGASYTMDSLLTNHQLRDHNIRPGESAMAKRKSDMIKGTHKCNVCQRTFFSEAGLREHMQTHLGPVKHYMCPICGERFPSLLTLTEHKVTHSKSLDTGSCRICKMPLQSEEDFMEHCQMHPDLRNSLTGFRCVVCMQTVTSTLELKIHGTFHMQKTGTMSTNHPIGRTTNLASHNHHHHQQHHQVNQKLFKCASCLKEFRSKSDLVKLDINGLPYGLCAACVSAAGSKSSSPKVMNGGRQQQGGGGATTPAMPAAAWTAHMESLSPGEGKGKLAHSSSSSSSSISSAAKTRCTSCNVKFESEAELQNHAQTVHREQGGDSNSGQLRTPQISPMPRASPSQTEEKKTYQCIKCQMVFYSEWDIQVHVANHMLEEGLNHECKLCSQSFDSPAKLQCHLIEHSFEGMGGTFKCPVCFTVFVQASKLQQHIFSAHGQEDKIYDCSPCPQKFFFQTELQNHTLTQHSS